Within the Rosa rugosa chromosome 2, drRosRugo1.1, whole genome shotgun sequence genome, the region TGGTTTTGTAGGTTCTTTTAAATGTGCTCCTAATGTACGATTTATACTTAAAACTGATAAAGGCATGCTTATAAAAATTAGGTCAGGCATATATAGGAAGCTGCAACTTTGCTTTGACCTAACAGACAGTGCTACTATTATATTTGATAAGAGCACTAGATGATTTATAGCTTCTCCGCATCCCAGAATTGACCTTTGCCCATTGTGAAGGAACAAATTTGGTACATTTAAGGACCGAATGTTGAGTGGAAATCTATGAAAACCCCACTTTGATTACACTATTTTAGCCTTTACTCGCCACTGTTTGTGGCTTTATTGTCTAGCTAGTAGAATGCTTTGTCCTTCAAATTGTCCATGAAGTCTCCTGTTTCACTGGATTCTCGCTTTGGATTTTGCATGACTTGGATCGGCAGCTCATTTAGTAATCGATCACTGCATTTTGCTTTTGTGATTAAGGTAGTGTGAATGTGATGTATAATAATGGTGATCCTAGTGCTTGGATGTGAGGTGGGAAGAATTTGATTGTTGCGGTGAAACTTGATGATTACCTTGTGCCCAAGCTAGGAGACTTATACATCTGAATGATGTGATGGAGATCCTTGATTTTATGAGTTTCCATCCGCTCGATCATTATTATGTTTGTGCCGAAGTATCCCTGTATTGCACGTTTCTTCGAGCTGAGAAGCAAATTACCTGGCACTTGTTAGACATTTGGATGAGCAGCGgcactttttaatttttaccaATACTAAATGGTGTTTATGTCTCAATGCATGTATATTTCGATATCCTAGTAGCAAGAGTATATATCATATGCAATGCTCTTGGACCAGTGTATCAAAATTTCAAGTCCAAATGCTCATACACATACTCTATGTATTATCCACCTGAATTGACTGAAAATTAGACTGAACAATCTAATGGATGCGTTCTTGCAGGCTGCAGCGAGCCCGCGCGCTTTGTTGAATTAAAGACCAAAAGGAAAAGTTTGACCTCACTTGTTTACAGATCATTTGGTTATCTCAAAAGCAGAAGTTTAGTAGATCAAGGATCGTAAAAGAGAAacgatgtttatcatacacctCACCGGAAAGCATAATAGTTTGTTGACCACATATGTAATGTGATATTTGATGATCAATTACGGCATACTTAATTAGTTAAAGTGGCATAGAAACTGCAATcctttgagatttttttttttttttttgttaagggGGTGTAtttagggatggcaaaaatccccagcggggcggagcttcattggatacccgcccctaatggggggagaattcggggacaaatggggaatggggatggggatccccaatccccgctatctaagattggggatggggcggggatgatattgtgatccccatccccaaacccgccccaataatatatatatatatatatatatatatatatatatatatatatatatatatatatataaatttattttttattatatcacaaatatatacatttattactttactttaatggctacacttttactttaatagtttttttttttacttttgcactcactgaattatgatttatgaatttaatcatgttttaattttatttgttgtagattttgattttaaaaaagacaatatgagaacaaatttattttatttattaaattcttattggggatttggggcgggtttggaggcttagtccccagtggggatggggacggggaatccccagtatatttttattggggattggggcgaGGATGGGGGTGGAAAATGACctcggggatggggatggtattgtgatccccatccccaacccgccccattgccatccctaggtGTATTGTATTTAGATACTTAAGGGAATGTCAAGGGATGATGAAAAGGCAATCCTTTGAGATACTTAATCGGGTAGTGATtaagggggtgtattgtatttagatttatatatatatttttttttttaagtacaaaagataaatttgttTGGACTCTGGTAGAATTTGATAAACTTTTGTTAACTCACTAAAGGTCATTAAAAGTCATTATTGAATCCCCGATCGAAATGGATTTGAAATCTGCTCTTAAAAATCTAAATTGAATATGTCTAAACTTTTACATATTTTTTAGCAATCCTAATTGACCCTAGACTTCTAAGATTTcgtaaatttttttaaaatatcaTAAAAATTCAAATACACTACACTCCCCTTGATTCACCATGTTGTTCCGAGGTTAGGCTTTTCTTCCAAAAGCAGTCGAGTGTTCCTCTAAGCTGACTAGCTGAGCTAGTTGCTGAACGAAAGCCTAGTTGATGAGTCCATGCAGCTATGTTAAGGAACCTACATATCAAAAGTGAATAACTTTCGTTACATGGTTTCTTCTTACTCCAACCTAACTATCCAAATTCGCGTTGTCAAACTGGCACGTAATGGTGCGTGCTAATTGCTGAATATGCTCTACCTGGTAGTGATGTGTTCCTTATGAAGTCGGCATGACAAATCACTACTGTCATCGTCACTAGCTAGCAATCGGTGCATCATCCATTCACTACACATAGTAGGCTCCACTAGAGCCTTCCGTAGCACCTAATCAGCAATAGCCTTTCGTCTTCTCTTACATAAACTCCCTCCTTCAGACCCTGAGATAGGTACTCCTATTCCTTCAAGGCCACCATCCCCTAAGGACTATTCCTTCAGAAGCAATGGCAACCTCTCAAGACCAAACAAACCGTACCCCAGCCTTGTGGATCACATGCCTAGCCTCGGCCTTCCGAACCGCCCTAGCTTGCACCATAGTAGCCATCACCACCCTCTACGCCCCTCCCTCTCTCCGACACCAAGTAGCCTTGCCGGCATTCTCCTACGTGACTGTTATCCTCATTGCTCCTGATGCAACTCTAGGCGACACATTCCGTGGATTCTGGCTCGCCCTCTACGCCACTATTCAGAGCGCCGGGCCGGCTATCTTGAGCCTCTGGCTCATTGGACCGGCCAGCCTTTCGAGCAGCACAACGGCTCTGGCCGTTGGTCTGGCAGCATTTGTGGTGGTTCTGCCCAGGGAGGCCACTCATTTGGTGTCCAAGCGCATAGCCTTGGGACAGATCGTGCTTGTGTACGTGATTGCTTTCATAAAGGGTGGGAGAACGGACGCCATCATGCACCCTGTGCACGTGGCAGCGAGTACGGCCGTTGGGGTCTTGGCTTGTGTTCTGGCTTTGTTAGTTCCATTCCCACGCTTGGCTTGTCGAGAGGTACTACTAGCTAGCTTGTAATAATCTCTATACTAACTGTGAATATGTGTTGGCCCATTATCATATTAGGCCGAAAGAAATGTTTGAAGGGGTTGCATGTTTTGACTGTAATCTAGAAAGCTTAAACCTACATGGAGCGAACGAACTTGACTTTATAGCTAGTGAAATGCAAGAAATTCATTAATTATAAGTACCTTACTTTTGCAGTTTAAACAGAACTCAAAGCTGCTTGTGGAGAATGCTTCGGAGAGGCTCAAGCTCTTTGTGAAGGCTTTTTGTGCAGAAGATAACGCATCCGCACTTGCTTCAATTTCTCAAACAAAGTCCTTGGCTTCCACAGCAACCAAGCTTTACCAAACCATCAAACGCCACCAGGTGAGTTATTTAATTTCGTATATGTGCACTGTTTATAGAAAAAATCTCACATATCCATGATAGTACGTGCCTTTTATAATCTGTATACTCACTATAGTACAGTTGGAGTATATAGAAGTACAATGTAGTAAACTGTAATTTATCCTTCCTACTTGTACCACATTGTGAATCATATCACTAATATAGACAACGGCATATCTATATATACAGATCTCACCTTAGTGTGATCGATATGGTACACAATTTATGCCTAGCCGTACTCAAGATTATATTTTCGTAAACCGATCTCTCATCAGACGAGCTGATCCTAAATTATGGTTCACTTGTGTACAGGAAAGCATGCAATGGGAGAGACTTCCACTACAATTTTTGAGACACAGCAATGTCAATCCAGTTGATAGATTGCAAGGTTTGGAGATTCCCTTAAAAGGAATGGAAATGGCATTGAGTAGTACTCCTTCATTCCCAGTTGGGGTAGTGGATGGAGAGCTCAAAAGTGGTCTACTTAAACTAGTAGAGCAACTGAGCTTAAATAGAACCATTTCTTGTGAAGATGCAATAACTGTTCCTGCAGATTCAAAACCAGAAATTGATATTAGGGGCCTCCAAACACTTCAAACCATCCCACAAACCCACCTAGATTTACccccatttttctttttgttttgtacaAGTCTCCTTCACGGAAATTTATCAGCCACAAGTTCTGGTACTACTACACAGGAGAAATTGGTAATTCACAAAAAACAAGAAGCAGTTCCTTCATGTAAACAAAGTGTGATATGGAGTAACTTCTCCATGAAGGTAAGTAGCAAAAGGGTTATGGCAGCTTTCAAGTGCTCACTTTCATTGGGTCTAGCTGTGTTCTTTGGCTTGATATTCAGCAAAGAAAATGGCTATTGGTCAGGGCTCCCAGTTGCTATCAGTTTCGCTGCTGCTAGAGAAGCAACATTTAAAGTTGCAAATGTTAAAGCACAAGGGACTGTTTTGGGTACTGTATATGGAGTATTTGGTTGTTTTCTGTTCCAAAGGGTCTTACCCATTAGACTCTTATCTCTAATTCCTTGGTTCATTTTCACCAGTTTTCTtcagagaagcaatatgtatggCCAAGCTGGTGGTATTTCTGCAGTAATTGGAGCTGTACTAATTTTGGGCAGAACAAACTTTGGAGCTCCAAGTGAATTTGCCATAGCAAGAATCACAGAAACCTTCATAGGGTTGTCGTCATCGATTATTGTCGAGCTATTGTTGCAACCCACAAGAGCTTCCACTCTTGCAAAAGTTCAACTATCTAGGACTCTTGGGGCATTGCATGAATGTATTGACTCAGTGAGTCTTCAATCTGGAAGAGCACAATTGGAAGATAACCAGAAGTGTCTGAAAATTCATGTTGAAGAATTGGGGAAGCTCCTTGCAGAAGCCAATGTGGAGCCTAATTTCTGGTTCTTTCCTTTTCACAGTGCTTGTTATGGAAAACTCATCAGTTCGATCTCCAAAATGATGGAACTCCTAGTTTTCAGTGGTCATGCAATTGGAGTTCTTGAACAGAATTCTCAAATACTTGAGGGTTCTTGGAAAGGCATCATTCATACAATGGAATGTGATCTCGAACTTTTCAAGAAGATGGTTGGCTCTTTGATAAGTTGCTTCAAGGAGATCACCCTGATAATAAAGTCGGCAACTGTTCTTGAGAAGGAAGGGCTTGATGATCAAGAAACTGCCAAATCTTGTGATGATCTGGAGTTGGGAAAACGGAAAATTCTAAATGCTTTTAGGGTTTGTGGTTTAGAGGATGAAGAGATGGACAAGATTGTGAGTTCTTATCTCCTACACTCGAAGGAAGTTGTTGATAAAATTCGTTGTCAGCAAAGTGAGGAGCTCAAGGGCCAAATCGttttatgtttgagtgctttaGGGTTCTGCATAAGTGGTTTGATGAGAGCAACAAGGGAGATAGAAGAGGGAATCAAAGAACTGGTTCAATGGGAGAATCCTTCCAGCCACGTTAATTTTTACGAAATCTCTGGTAGGATGCATGCTTTACAAACATAATGTATCAATATACATGCAAAATTATTTGCACAGAGAACTAACACAATTAGTTTGTGGCGATTTCAATTCAGGAAATCAATGGAATGAATGCAATGAGAATGAATACGATCAACTTTATAATGTGGTTGAAAATATCACAATCGAGTAAATCAAAATGTTAGTATCGATTTCGAGTTTGATCTTTAATAAGTGCAACCATCATTGTTGCTTAATTGGTCAATCTTTATGAACACTCCATTAGATCAAAATAGATAAGATCATAAGAGTGCCCGCGCGTTGTGCAGGGTTTTATGATCGGTCTGACGATTTGATCTCCTTTGTTAGAAGAACCCAACAACAATTGTAAATTTGCAACTCCATGCAAATCCAtcgcaatatatatatatatatatatatatatatatatatagggtccgGATCAAGGGACACATAAATTTACACAATTTTTGACACTTCTTATAGACCATTGGATTTTAAATCTTTTAATGGCTAAGATTAATTGTGTGAATGATGTCAACATATCAGAAAATGACAGGGCATATGACGTGGCATCAATTTAATTTCACAATAACGAAATTGGATTAGATTAACctttcagaagaaaaaaaaatgggacaatgataaaagaggtcattttaaagtacTTTATGATAATCCAGACACCACAAATGTCCCCCTAATAATTAAAGTCACTTATTAACAACCTACTACTAGAGTtaaacttaattacaaaaactgccaccgctggctctctctccctcccttccGTTAATATGTTATCCGTTCAGATTCAACCCTTtaccaaaatctctctctctctctctctccacaaacCCTTACCATCCCAACCTCCTTGACCGCTACTCCTTAAGACCTTCCTCGACTTCTCCGACTCGCCGCCCTTCACCATCGATCTCTCCTTCGAGTGGATCCTCGACTCCCGTGACTCCGACGCCGATCAGATCAAGCTCATTGATCGCGCCCTGCAGTTGGGATCGGTGCTCCTAGAGGCCGGTAAGAGCTCGGCGAGACAACGAGCCTCCAATCACAGTGATAGGCACCAGCCTGTGAGAGGTTCTCTCATTAAAGAGATTTTCAGGTTCCTCTCACTCCCTCCCTTTTGTTCACTCTCAATTTCCatctttgattttgggtttgagCTTTTTCTATTTGGGATTGTATTTATTTGTCTCTAATCTGTTCTATTTTGTTTGTGCTTACTTGTGGGATTGATTAGTGTGGCGAATGAGATCCATAGCTCAGCTACTAGGAAGAACAAGGAATGGCAAGAGAAGCTCCCTATTGTTGTATTGAAAGCAGAAGAGATTATGTACTCTAAAGCCAATTCTAAGGTAAAAGTCTCCTCTCTTTTACCACTTTTTCTCAGTCAATATTCCTTGGATTACTAATGAGGTTAGGATTAAGAATTGGGTTTTGCTCTTTGCATTTTTTTCTGCTTTCCTGAGTGGTAGAGCAGTTCTGTGGTTTATATTAATGCGTTTTGCTATTTGTTTCTTTCAAAGTTTCTGGTTTGCAATTTTGTTGTTTTTAGGCCGAATATACGGACCTTAAAACGCTTTGGGACCGGGCAAATGATGCCATTAATACCATAATTCGCCGCGATGAAAGCATTGAAACCGGGGAAGAGTTACTTCAGCCTTGTATTGAAGGTAGCTAACAACTCAGTCCATCTATGTATATTTGCATCTGGGTTTTCATCATTATCGCCTAAGTtattgatttgttttgaaaagagtatatCTTTTGGTACTAGGCATTATGGTTATTTCAGGTCTCTTAAGCTTGGTGTAGTAATTTCAAGCCCAACGTCAAT harbors:
- the LOC133733808 gene encoding uncharacterized protein LOC133733808, whose product is MATSQDQTNRTPALWITCLASAFRTALACTIVAITTLYAPPSLRHQVALPAFSYVTVILIAPDATLGDTFRGFWLALYATIQSAGPAILSLWLIGPASLSSSTTALAVGLAAFVVVLPREATHLVSKRIALGQIVLVYVIAFIKGGRTDAIMHPVHVAASTAVGVLACVLALLVPFPRLACREFKQNSKLLVENASERLKLFVKAFCAEDNASALASISQTKSLASTATKLYQTIKRHQESMQWERLPLQFLRHSNVNPVDRLQGLEIPLKGMEMALSSTPSFPVGVVDGELKSGLLKLVEQLSLNRTISCEDAITVPADSKPEIDIRGLQTLQTIPQTHLDLPPFFFLFCTSLLHGNLSATSSGTTTQEKLVIHKKQEAVPSCKQSVIWSNFSMKVSSKRVMAAFKCSLSLGLAVFFGLIFSKENGYWSGLPVAISFAAAREATFKVANVKAQGTVLGTVYGVFGCFLFQRVLPIRLLSLIPWFIFTSFLQRSNMYGQAGGISAVIGAVLILGRTNFGAPSEFAIARITETFIGLSSSIIVELLLQPTRASTLAKVQLSRTLGALHECIDSVSLQSGRAQLEDNQKCLKIHVEELGKLLAEANVEPNFWFFPFHSACYGKLISSISKMMELLVFSGHAIGVLEQNSQILEGSWKGIIHTMECDLELFKKMVGSLISCFKEITLIIKSATVLEKEGLDDQETAKSCDDLELGKRKILNAFRVCGLEDEEMDKIVSSYLLHSKEVVDKIRCQQSEELKGQIVLCLSALGFCISGLMRATREIEEGIKELVQWENPSSHVNFYEISGRMHALQT